A section of the Pygocentrus nattereri isolate fPygNat1 chromosome 18, fPygNat1.pri, whole genome shotgun sequence genome encodes:
- the zbtb21 gene encoding zinc finger and BTB domain-containing protein 21 has translation MDVSESRGGETRSARTRAEMESLVHYSSPGHAISILGVLNEQRLRGHLCDVVLVVGENRYQAHRSILAASSEYFQSLFSRRDSENRAVIHLDFCEPDAFEIVLNYIYSSSLFVDKCSLAVVQELGYSLGIPFLTNIMSTRPQVSYCVSRKRLSFSEEDDGVYPNRSVIVRQSGMGATHRGTFSNLQGKAPKHTDTTSNETPPAQAFREQTHLSSGYVEPNEMGTNVPPVSTIANAQSEDGDSKPIISSLPSILKGHEYRSPSGRPQLTSSVSFSESVQLAGLHSDHTDDKTGVEKVEPMYDSKPVSGSQHGLHNQTIDRSGPLIKSLLRRSLSMDSPVPVFSPVLELKDSQSREQSVVKLAMTKTSGSPSPESKHQVSKHMPPLILRSKQHNALDKEGTQGAEVQVKTEPSSPLADPSEIIRITVGDNLPVSFKDFQTNFDEGPRYFSPSKRKMKLDGTSNPCKRSRVLNEHQFMHDDGTSGETPHNSNVDESNQEPGELRPSKMFKCWSCLKVFRSNAGLYRHVNMYHNPEKPYACDICHKRFHTNFKVWTHCQTQHGVVQNPAPSSSSYSVLDEKFQRKLIDIVREREIKKALIMKLRRNKQGLQAQPFAKKNRRSRSYGCPYCGKMFFFQSHFKLHMKVHTAERASIDAQDDDDLHERQDQAGHVKENQNKDVFPCRLCNQKLLSLAELEDHERACRYATVCPYCGLRFSNTLVKKDHEAHCKYKKLTCLECMRTFKSSFSIWRHQVEVHNQNMMNVREQLTQGHQDVNREAGDALRSIPPPSKESMARADLNREEAAYSDSSAPATFDSEDSSSYVPEDLSTGPSELRVKEEPQEAAVTDGEQTTAKPAPLEEAGVWPCEKCGKLFSSHKDLERHQELLCHIKPFICHICHKAFRTNFRLWSHYQSHMSSSEESGTRQVDRQPSSPSTPSPPLTIAIQDPPASRASPPKVTQAAVTSSEEESRRSKSPVSKPNRLEQEKSENGSGQHALGRSDSMDKPVASQESDTLFYHAPTLSALTFKRQYMCKLCHRTFKTAFSLWSHEQSHSHL, from the exons ATGGATGTGAGCGAGTCGCGCGGAGGGGAAACGCGGAGCGCGCGAACACG GGCTGAGATGGAGTCTTTGGTGCACTACAGTAGCCCTGGCCATGCCATCTCAATACTGGGCGTCCTAAATGAGCAGCGTTTGAGGGGTCATCTCTGTGATGTGGTTCTAGTGGTCGGAGAGAACCGCTATCAGGCTCACAGAAGCATCCTGGCAGCCAGCAGTGAGTATTTCCAGTCTCTGTTTTCCAGAAGGGACTCGGAGAACCGTGCAGTCATCCACCTGGACTTCTGCGAGCCTGATGCCTTTGAAATTGTGCTGAACTACATCTACTCCTCGTCCCTGTTTGTGGACAAATGCAGCCTGGCTGTCGTACAGGAGCTTGGCTACAGCTTGGGCATTCCCTTCCTGACTAACATCATGTCCACCAGGCCGCAGGTGTCTTATTGCGTGTCCAGAAAGAGGCTGTCTTTCTCCGAAGAGGACGACGGCGTGTACCCGAATAGGAGTGTTATAGTACGCCAAAGTGGGATGGGTGCCACTCACAGAGGAACTTTCTCAAACTTGCAGGGAAAAgcaccaaaacacacagacacaacctCAAACGAGACTCCACCTGCTCAAGCTTTCCGAGAACAGACTCACCTTTCCTCAGGATACGTCGAACCAAATGAAATGGGGACGAATGTCCCACCTGTTAGCACAATTGCTAATGCACAGTCAGAGGATGGTGACTCCAAACCTATCATTTCTTCccttccatccatcctcaaAGGCCATGAGTACAGGTCACCCTCTGGAAGGCCGCAGTTGACCTCCTCGGTGTCCTTTAGTGAATCTGTACAGCTTGCCGGCTTGCACTCTGATCATACCGATGACAAAACTGGAGTGGAAAAGGTGGAACCTATGTACGATTCAAAGCCAGTTTCTGGAAGCCAGCACGGTCTGCATAACCAAACCATAGACAGGAGTGGGCCGCTCATTAAAAGCTTGCTGAGGAGATCCTTGTCCATGGACAGTCCGGTCCCTGTATTCTCTCCGGTTTTGGAGCTAAAAGACTCTCAGAGCAGAGAGCAGTCTGTTGTAAAATTAGCGATGACGAAAACATCAGGGTCACCATCACCTGAAAGCAAGCATCAGGTTTCCAAACATATGCCACCCCTCATTCTCAGGTCCAAACAGCATAATGCGCTAGACAAGGAAGGCACTCAGGGAGCTGAGGTACAAGTTAAAACAGAGCCCAGCAGCCCACTCGCTGACCCCTCAGAGATCATACGTATCACCGTAGGGGACAATTTACCGGTCAGCTTCAAAGATTTTCAAACTAACTTTGACGAAGGCCCTAGATACTTCAGTCCTTCGAAAAGGAAGATGAAGCTAGATGGTACCTCCAACCCGTGCAAGAGATCCAGGGTCTTAAATGAACACCAGTTTATGCATGACGACGGCACATCCGGTGAAACCCCTCACAACTCCAACGTAGACGAAAGCAATCAGGAACCAGGGGAGCTGAGGCCTAGCAAGATGTTCAAATGCTGGAGCTGCCTGAAGGTGTTCAGGTCAAACGCTGGTCTGTACCGGCATGTCAACATGTACCACAATCCGGAGAAGCCGTATGCATGCGACATTTGCCACAAGCGCTTCCACACCAACTTCAAAGTGTGGACGCACTGCCAAACACAGCACGGTGTGGTCCAAAACCCTGCCCCGTCATCCAGCTCTTACTCCGTGCTGGACGAGAAGTTCCAGAGGAAGCTTATAGATATTGTGCGAGAGCGGGAGATCAAGAAAGCCTTGATAATGAAGCTCAGGAGAAACAAGCAAGGTCTGCAGGCACAACCTTTTGCCAAGAAAAACCGAAGGTCTAGATCTTACGGGTGTCCCTATTGCggtaaaatgttctttttccaGTCGCATTTCAAACTGCATATGAAAGTACATACAGCAGAGAGAGCTAGCATTGATGCACAAGATGATGATGATCTACATGAGAGGCAGGACCAAGCTGGGCATGTCAAGGAGAACCAAAACAAGGATGTGTTTCCCTGTAGGTTGTGCAATCAGAAACTGCTCTCTCTGGCAGAGCTGGAGGATCATGAGAGAGCTTGCAGGTATGCAACGGTCTGCCCTTACTGCGGCCTTAGATTCTCCAACACGTTGGTGAAAAAGGACCACGAGGCCCACTGCAAGTACAAGAAGCTGACCTGCCTGGAGTGCATGCGCACGTTTAAGTCATCTTTCAGTATATGGCGGCACCAAGTAGAAGTTCACAACCAGAACATGATGAACGTGAGGGAGCAGCTGACCCAAGGCCACCAAGATGTTAACCGGGAAGCTGGGGATGCCCTAAGATCTATACCGCCGCCGTCTAAGGAGTCCATGGCACGGGCCGATTTGAACAGAGAAGAAGCAGCGTACAGCGACTCCTCAGCTCCCGCTACCTTCGATTCCGAGGATTCTTCGTCTTATGTCCCAGAGGATTTGAGCACAGGTCCGAGTGAGCTGAGGGTAAAAGAGGAGCCGCAGGAAGCGGCAGTAACAGACGGGGAGCAAACCACTGCCAAACCTGCACCCTTGGAAGAGGCAGGTGTCTGGCCTTGTGAAAAGTGTGGCAAACTCTTCAGCTCCCACAAAGACCTCGAACGGCACCAGGAGCTTCTCTGTCACATCAAGCCCTTCATCTGCCACATTTGCCACAAGGCGTTTCGGACCAACTTCCGCCTCTGGAGCCACTACCAATCCCACATGTCATCCTCGGAAGAATCGGGGACCAGACAGGTGGACAGACAGCCCTCGTCTCCTTCCACCCCATCTCCGCCTCTGACCATCGCTATCCAGGACCCTCCAGCTTCAAGAGCATCCCCACCAAAAGTGACCCAGGCTGCAGTGACCAGCTCAGAAGAGGAATCCCGACGGTCCAAGTCTCCAGTGTCCAAGCCTAATAGGTTGGAGCAAGAAAAGTCAGAAAACGGAAGTGGGCAGCATGCTCTTGGCCGTTCGGATAGCATGGACAAGCCAGTAGCTTCTCAGGAATCAGACACCCTCTTCTATCATGCCCCAACACTGTCTGCCCTTACCTTTAAGAGGCAGTACATGTGCAAGCTTTGCCACAGAACCTTTAAGACTGCCTTCAGCCTGTGGAGTCACGAGCAGAGCCACAGTCATCTGTGA